One Leopardus geoffroyi isolate Oge1 chromosome C1, O.geoffroyi_Oge1_pat1.0, whole genome shotgun sequence DNA segment encodes these proteins:
- the PDCD1 gene encoding programmed cell death protein 1 isoform X1: protein MGTPRAPWPLVWAVLQLGWWPGWLLDSPYRPWSPLTFSPAQLTVLEGENATFVCHLPDVPESFVLNWYRVSPRNQTDKLAAFQENHTEPGKDRRFRVTRLPSGQDFHTTILAAQLNDSGIYLCGAIYLPPNTQIYESPRAELTVKERVLEPPTESPSPPPRLTGQGQGLVVGITSVLVGVLLLLLLTWVLAAAFPRATRGNIVPNPTAIPRRQSPRHNPRPHPPGIPTIPLPPPRLPPAPSQRGPLKEGLGLEQASQVPGPPVPNTCFKEGWGGGRQLPK, encoded by the exons ATGGGGACCCCACGGGCGCCCTGGCCTCTTGTCTGGGCCGTGCTGCAGCTGGGCTGGTGGCCAGGATGGCTCTTAG ACTCCCCCTACAGGCCCTGGAGCCCCCTCACCTTCTCCCCGGCCCAGCTCACGGTGCTCGAGGGGGAGAACGCCACCTTCGTCTGCCACCTGCCCGACGTACCCGAGAGCTTCGTGCTCAACTGGTACCGCGTGAGTCCCCGCAACCAGACGGACAAGCTGGCCGCCTTCCAGGAGAACCACACCGAGCCCGGCAAGGACAGGCGCTTCCGCGTCACGCGGCTGCCCAGCGGGCAGGACTTCCACACGACCATCCTCGCCGCCCAGCTCAACGACAGCGGCATCTACCTCTGCGGGGCCATCTACCTGCCCCCCAACACGCAGATCTACGAGAGCCCACGAGCGGAGCTCACTGTGAAAG AGAGAGTCCTGGAGCCCCCCACAGAGagtcccagccccccacccagactcacgggccagggccaggggctgGTCGTGGGCATCACAAGCGTGCTGGTGGGTgtcctgctgttgctgctgctgacCTGGGTGCTGGCTGCGGCCTTCCCCAGGGCCACTCGAGGTAACATCGTGCCAAACCCTACTGCCATTCCCCGCAGACAGAGCCCAAGGCACAACCCACGGCCTCACCCGCCAGGGATCCcaaccatccccctcccccccccccgcctccccccagcgCCCTCGCAGCGAGGACCCCTCAAGGAGGGGCTGGGCCTGGAGCAGGCCTCCCAGGTTCCGGGGCCCCCTGTCCCTAACACCTGTTTtaaggagggatggggggggggtaggcagCTGCCAAAGTGA
- the PDCD1 gene encoding programmed cell death protein 1 isoform X2 gives MGTPRAPWPLVWAVLQLGWWPGWLLDSPYRPWSPLTFSPAQLTVLEGENATFVCHLPDVPESFVLNWYRVSPRNQTDKLAAFQENHTEPGKDRRFRVTRLPSGQDFHTTILAAQLNDSGIYLCGAIYLPPNTQIYESPRAELTVKERVLEPPTESPSPPPRLTGQGQGLVVGITSVLVGVLLLLLLTWVLAAAFPRATRGACACGSEDEPLKEGPSAAPVFTVDYGELDFQWREKTPEPPAPCAPEQTEYATIVFPSRPGSPGPLPLRPEDGPCPWPL, from the exons ATGGGGACCCCACGGGCGCCCTGGCCTCTTGTCTGGGCCGTGCTGCAGCTGGGCTGGTGGCCAGGATGGCTCTTAG ACTCCCCCTACAGGCCCTGGAGCCCCCTCACCTTCTCCCCGGCCCAGCTCACGGTGCTCGAGGGGGAGAACGCCACCTTCGTCTGCCACCTGCCCGACGTACCCGAGAGCTTCGTGCTCAACTGGTACCGCGTGAGTCCCCGCAACCAGACGGACAAGCTGGCCGCCTTCCAGGAGAACCACACCGAGCCCGGCAAGGACAGGCGCTTCCGCGTCACGCGGCTGCCCAGCGGGCAGGACTTCCACACGACCATCCTCGCCGCCCAGCTCAACGACAGCGGCATCTACCTCTGCGGGGCCATCTACCTGCCCCCCAACACGCAGATCTACGAGAGCCCACGAGCGGAGCTCACTGTGAAAG AGAGAGTCCTGGAGCCCCCCACAGAGagtcccagccccccacccagactcacgggccagggccaggggctgGTCGTGGGCATCACAAGCGTGCTGGTGGGTgtcctgctgttgctgctgctgacCTGGGTGCTGGCTGCGGCCTTCCCCAGGGCCACTCGAG GTGCCTGTGCCTGCGGGAGCGAGGACGAGCCTCTG AAGGAGGGCCCCTCTGCGGCACCCGTGTTCACCGTGGACTACGGAGAGCTGGATTTTCAGTGGCGAGAGAAGACGCccgagccccccgccccctgcgcccCCGAACAGACCGAGTATGCCACGATCGTCTTCCCCAGCAGGCCGGGCTCCCCGGGGCCCCTGCCTCTGAGGCCCGAGGACGgaccctgcccttggcccctctGA